A region from the Pelodiscus sinensis isolate JC-2024 chromosome 11, ASM4963464v1, whole genome shotgun sequence genome encodes:
- the C11H11orf98 gene encoding uncharacterized protein C11orf98 homolog isoform X1 has translation MGTPGGKINRPRTELKKKLFKRRRVLRKEKRRKHQITGAVVDEGLITIHHLKKRGSSSRANITLSGKKRRKLRKQILYATKERDTMQSNPFLTMNYGDLREVEAVNQAQTKKITGSGRKKKPTASQDVEMKESEAGPGLDS, from the exons ATGGGGACCCCAGGAGGAAAAATCAACCGGCCCCGAACG GAGCTGAAGAAAAAACTTTTCAAAAGACGCCgggttttaagaaaagagaaaagaaggaaGCACCAGATCACAGGAGCTGTGGTGGATGAGGGACTAATCACCATCCATCACCTGAAGAAGCGTGG TTCCAGCTCACGTGCCAACATTACCCTCTCAGGGAAGAAACGGAGGAAGCTGAGGAAGCAGATTCTTTACGCCACCAAGGAGAGAGACACAATGCAGAGTAATCCTTTCCTGACAATGAACTATGGGGATCTGAGGGAAG TTGAAGCTGTGAACCAGgcacagacaaaaaaaatcactggcaGTGGAAGGAAGAAGAAACCTACAGCCTCCCAAGATGTGGAGATGAAGGAATCGGAAGCAGGGCCAGGATTGGACAGCTGA
- the C11H11orf98 gene encoding uncharacterized protein C11orf98 homolog isoform X2 — protein MGTPGGKINRPRTELKKKLFKRRRVLRKEKRRKHQITGAVVDEGLITIHHLKKRGSSSRANITLSGKKRRKLRKQILYATKERDTMQIEAVNQAQTKKITGSGRKKKPTASQDVEMKESEAGPGLDS, from the exons ATGGGGACCCCAGGAGGAAAAATCAACCGGCCCCGAACG GAGCTGAAGAAAAAACTTTTCAAAAGACGCCgggttttaagaaaagagaaaagaaggaaGCACCAGATCACAGGAGCTGTGGTGGATGAGGGACTAATCACCATCCATCACCTGAAGAAGCGTGG TTCCAGCTCACGTGCCAACATTACCCTCTCAGGGAAGAAACGGAGGAAGCTGAGGAAGCAGATTCTTTACGCCACCAAGGAGAGAGACACAATGCAGA TTGAAGCTGTGAACCAGgcacagacaaaaaaaatcactggcaGTGGAAGGAAGAAGAAACCTACAGCCTCCCAAGATGTGGAGATGAAGGAATCGGAAGCAGGGCCAGGATTGGACAGCTGA